A single region of the Marinobacter salinus genome encodes:
- the smrA gene encoding DNA endonuclease SmrA — MTTKDERLSFLEEMKDVRRIRKPNRAEVQAPRELTPGHLERQRAAVEAPIKDKNPLTSDIVEPLTAHDVLGWQRPGIQHGVYRKLRLGQYPIEARLDLHRMTVEQARREVFAFIGDCVRYGLRSVIILHGKGERNPDGIAQLKSYLAKWLPELDDVLAFHSAQKHHGGTGAVYVMVRKSERDKQHNREVHGTR, encoded by the coding sequence ATGACCACCAAAGACGAGCGCCTGAGTTTTCTTGAAGAAATGAAAGATGTCCGGCGCATCAGAAAACCAAACCGGGCTGAGGTCCAGGCCCCCAGGGAGCTGACGCCAGGGCATCTGGAGCGGCAGCGTGCTGCGGTTGAGGCCCCCATCAAAGACAAAAATCCGCTGACATCGGATATTGTGGAGCCGTTGACGGCCCACGACGTGCTGGGGTGGCAGCGTCCGGGAATACAGCATGGCGTATATCGTAAGCTCCGGCTCGGTCAATATCCGATCGAGGCGCGTCTGGATCTGCACCGGATGACGGTTGAGCAGGCACGGCGGGAGGTTTTTGCATTTATCGGGGATTGTGTCCGATATGGATTGCGTTCCGTGATAATTCTGCACGGCAAAGGCGAACGCAACCCCGATGGTATCGCTCAGTTAAAAAGCTACCTGGCCAAGTGGCTGCCCGAACTGGATGATGTTCTGGCCTTCCATTCGGCCCAGAAACACCATGGTGGAACCGGTGCCGTCTATGTCATGGTGCGAAAAAGTGAACGAGACAAGCAGCACAACCGTGAGGTTCACGGGACCCGGTAG
- a CDS encoding xanthine dehydrogenase family protein molybdopterin-binding subunit — translation MGMNRRDFLKVSAGTSGSLVLSLSLPGCAGIQTGYQAESGEWKPDAWLELTKNDEIWFTLARVEMGQGTYTGLTTLIAEELEVRPDAITPRFAPVAPEYRNPLYKLQLTGGSTSIATSWEPLRTAGASARQMLVMAAARVWKVDSAECSAREGRVLHPNGIDSMGYGQLVELASKEVIRGNVALKPRSDWKYIGKQAGRLDARAKSTGTAEYGIDVHVPGMVYAVVSRSPRHGGRAKAFNGDEVRAMQGVLDVFRIERGVAVVADKYWRARKAQNALQVEWDFSEALSLSTSDVFDSYRAAADEDPGKSERSEGNFDNAAGNAAALVKAEYAQPYLAHATLEPMNATAWYRGDSAEVWAPTQAPDLGRIAVARATDLSPDDVTINTTFLGGGFGRRLTQDFIEEAAAVSFRMNQPVKVIWSREEDTRHDLYRPAMLHRMTASMEGGQLTGWHHQIVGPQILTWYVRNAAPAQYPWAPKFLYDTLGKVGLMAEGIATPKDMSAIEGAIEYPYGVENVDIRHTHTDPGVPITWWRSVGYSHNGFAVETFMDELAYEAGDDPYRFRRKLLADEPRHLAVLDRAARLADWEEPVPKGRARGIALFRSFGTYVAQVVEAGIENGAIRVFRVSSAVDCGEVVNPRVVEDQIEGGILFGLTAALYGEIHFDNGEVRESNFHDYQLMRQYERPEVTVDIVDSRELPTGVGEPGVPPVIPALGNALFALTGKRQRSLPLRADA, via the coding sequence ATGGGTATGAATCGACGGGATTTCCTTAAAGTCAGTGCCGGCACCTCAGGTAGCCTGGTGCTCTCGCTCTCACTACCGGGGTGCGCGGGTATCCAGACCGGCTATCAGGCTGAAAGCGGCGAGTGGAAGCCTGACGCCTGGCTGGAACTGACCAAAAACGACGAAATCTGGTTCACCCTGGCAAGGGTGGAGATGGGGCAGGGAACCTATACCGGCCTCACAACATTGATCGCAGAAGAGCTAGAGGTGAGGCCGGATGCGATCACCCCCCGATTTGCTCCCGTTGCGCCTGAATATCGCAACCCGCTATACAAGCTTCAGCTCACGGGTGGCAGCACCAGTATCGCCACCAGTTGGGAGCCCCTGAGAACTGCGGGTGCATCGGCCCGTCAGATGCTGGTCATGGCGGCGGCAAGGGTATGGAAGGTCGACTCAGCCGAGTGTTCAGCGCGTGAAGGTCGGGTGCTGCACCCTAACGGTATTGATTCCATGGGGTATGGCCAGCTGGTTGAGTTGGCGTCCAAAGAGGTCATTCGTGGCAACGTCGCGCTCAAACCCCGAAGTGATTGGAAATACATTGGCAAACAGGCTGGAAGGCTGGACGCACGTGCGAAATCAACAGGTACCGCCGAATACGGCATTGATGTTCACGTGCCGGGCATGGTCTATGCCGTGGTGAGCCGCTCACCCCGGCATGGAGGTCGTGCAAAGGCGTTTAACGGCGACGAAGTCCGGGCCATGCAGGGGGTTCTTGATGTTTTCAGGATTGAGCGTGGTGTCGCGGTCGTCGCCGACAAATACTGGCGAGCGCGCAAAGCCCAGAATGCGCTGCAGGTGGAGTGGGATTTCTCGGAAGCGCTGTCACTATCCACCAGCGACGTTTTCGATTCGTACCGGGCAGCTGCGGATGAAGACCCAGGCAAGTCCGAGCGTAGCGAGGGTAATTTTGATAACGCGGCAGGCAATGCTGCTGCGCTGGTAAAGGCTGAATACGCGCAGCCCTATCTTGCTCACGCCACCCTGGAACCGATGAATGCCACCGCCTGGTATCGTGGTGACAGCGCAGAGGTATGGGCACCGACTCAGGCGCCCGATCTCGGGCGCATTGCCGTTGCTCGTGCGACGGACCTGTCTCCGGATGACGTCACCATCAACACAACGTTTCTGGGCGGCGGTTTTGGCCGCCGGCTGACGCAGGACTTCATTGAGGAAGCCGCTGCTGTTTCTTTCCGTATGAACCAGCCAGTGAAGGTTATCTGGTCGCGGGAAGAAGACACCAGACACGATTTGTATCGCCCTGCGATGCTGCACCGGATGACGGCCTCGATGGAGGGCGGCCAGTTGACAGGCTGGCATCATCAGATCGTCGGCCCACAGATTCTCACGTGGTATGTGCGCAACGCCGCGCCCGCCCAGTATCCCTGGGCTCCAAAGTTCCTTTACGACACCCTGGGTAAAGTGGGCCTGATGGCGGAGGGCATTGCGACGCCAAAAGATATGTCCGCGATCGAGGGTGCCATCGAATATCCCTATGGTGTAGAAAATGTGGATATCCGCCACACTCATACTGATCCCGGAGTCCCGATCACCTGGTGGCGTTCCGTCGGCTATTCCCATAACGGATTTGCCGTAGAGACGTTCATGGACGAGCTGGCTTACGAGGCGGGCGATGACCCTTACCGGTTCCGCCGTAAACTGCTTGCAGACGAACCAAGGCATCTTGCGGTTCTTGATCGTGCGGCCCGGCTGGCGGACTGGGAAGAACCTGTGCCGAAAGGCCGCGCCCGCGGTATTGCCCTATTCAGGAGTTTCGGTACCTATGTGGCTCAGGTGGTCGAGGCTGGTATCGAGAATGGCGCGATTCGCGTGTTTCGGGTTTCTTCCGCCGTAGACTGCGGCGAGGTGGTGAACCCGCGTGTTGTTGAGGACCAGATTGAAGGCGGCATTCTTTTTGGTCTGACAGCGGCCCTTTACGGCGAAATTCACTTTGATAATGGGGAAGTCCGGGAAAGCAACTTCCATGATTACCAGTTGATGCGCCAATATGAGCGCCCGGAAGTGACTGTTGACATCGTGGATAGCCGGGAACTTCCAACGGGTGTGGGCGAACCTGGTGTGCCGCCGGTTATCCCCGCGCTGGGTAATGCGCTGTTTGCCTTGACTGGTAAACGGCAACGAAGTCTGCCACTGAGAGCCGATGCCTGA
- a CDS encoding (2Fe-2S)-binding protein: protein MALSLTVNGEERSLNVEGDTPLLWVIRDELGLKGTKFGCGAGLCGACTVHLDGQPVRSCSTPVEMAAGGRVTTIEGLGTSENLHALQQAWIDHGVPQCGYCQSGQIMSAAHLLATNPSPERDEIVAAMTGNLCRCGTYSRIIEAVESVAGTVRPDQKEGA, encoded by the coding sequence ATGGCATTGAGCCTGACGGTGAATGGAGAGGAACGCTCGTTGAACGTAGAGGGCGACACGCCTCTGTTGTGGGTGATCCGGGACGAACTGGGGCTTAAAGGAACGAAATTCGGTTGCGGGGCTGGTTTGTGCGGTGCCTGTACGGTCCACCTTGATGGCCAGCCGGTGCGTTCCTGCTCCACACCGGTGGAGATGGCTGCGGGTGGTCGCGTTACGACTATTGAAGGGCTCGGTACAAGCGAGAATCTGCATGCGCTGCAGCAGGCCTGGATTGATCATGGTGTGCCTCAGTGTGGCTACTGTCAGTCCGGGCAGATAATGAGCGCTGCCCACCTGCTGGCGACCAACCCCTCTCCTGAACGGGATGAGATCGTTGCAGCCATGACCGGCAACCTGTGTCGTTGCGGCACATATTCCCGGATCATCGAAGCCGTCGAGTCAGTTGCAGGTACTGTGCGTCCGGATCAGAAGGAGGGCGCGTAA
- a CDS encoding membrane lipoprotein lipid attachment site-containing protein: protein MKKVTLILFAVVALSGCKDRVIWNDNGKVEAATENREVWDSNGQMEAGERKIWVNKDGEDVVK from the coding sequence GTGAAAAAAGTAACGTTGATCTTGTTTGCTGTAGTTGCGCTTTCGGGCTGTAAGGACCGTGTTATCTGGAATGACAACGGCAAGGTGGAAGCAGCCACCGAGAACCGAGAGGTCTGGGACTCCAATGGTCAGATGGAGGCCGGTGAGCGTAAGATCTGGGTCAACAAGGATGGCGAGGATGTCGTCAAGTAA